The following are encoded together in the Citrus sinensis cultivar Valencia sweet orange chromosome 1, DVS_A1.0, whole genome shotgun sequence genome:
- the LOC102610476 gene encoding zinc finger CCCH domain-containing protein 64, which yields MSPPRILLCGDVLGRLNQLFKRVQSVNKSAGPFDAVLCVGQFFPDSSELLDEFMNYVEGRSEIPIPTYFIGDYGVGAAKVLLAASKNSANQGFKMDGFKVTDNLFWLKGSGNFTLHGLSVAYLSGRQSSEGQQFGTYSQDDVDALRALAEEPGIVDLFLTNEWPSGVTNKAAASDMLVGISDSSNTDSTVSELVAEIKPRYHIAGSKGVFYAREPYSNVDAVHVTRFLGLAPVGNKEKQKFIHALSPTPAATMSAADISMKTPNTTLSPYTFLDQGSHSKEAAKRPSDSVSDSQYWRYDVSQKRQKHGGGDGDKMCFKFIYSGSCPRGEKCNFRHDTDAREQCLRGVCLDFIIKGKCEKGPECSYKHSLQNDDSQRTHRSENASANRSKECWFCLSSPSVESHLIVSVGEYYYCALPKGPLVEDHVLVIPVEHVPNTISTSPECEKELGRFQNSLMMYYKNQGKEAVFFEWLSKRGTHANLQAVPIPTSKAAAVQDIFNLAAEKLGFKFLATKSSKSSDGRRSLRAQFDRNCSFFYVELPEGTVLSHLIEENERFPAQFGREVLAGLLNIADKADWRNCMLGKEEETKMVEDFKKRFEAFDPNQ from the exons GCAGGACCATTCGACGCGGTTCTGTGCGTGGGCCAGTTTTTTCCAGACTCGTCGGAGCTGCTGGATGAGTTCATGAACTATGTGGAAGGCCGCTCTGAGATTCCAATCCCGACCTACTTCATCGGCGACTACGGCGTCGGCGCCGCCAAGGTCTTACTTGCTGCTTCCAAGAACTCCGCCAATCAAGGTTTCAAGATGGACGGCTTCAAAGTCACCGATAATTTGTTCTGGTTGAAAGGCAGCGGCAACTTCACCCTCCACG GTTTATCTGTGGCATACTTATCTGGAAGGCAATCATCTGAAGGTCAGCAGTTTGGTACATATAGTCAAGATGATGTCGATGCATTGCGAGCATTAGCAGAGGAACCTGGAATTGTCGACTTGTTCTTAAC TAATGAATGGCCAAGTGGGGTCACAAACAAAGCAGCTGCATCTGATATGTTAGTAGGAATCTCAGATTCATCGAATACTGATAGTACAGTATCAGAGTTGGTGGCAGAGATCAAACCACG CTATCACATTGCAGGTTCTAAGGGTGTATTCTATGCTCGTGAGCCTTACTCTAATGTTGATGCTGTGCATGTGACTCGCTTCTTGGGTCTTGCCCCTGttggaaacaaagaaaaacag AAATTTATTCATGCACTTTCTCCTACACCAGCAGCTACCATGTCTGCGGCTGATATAAGCATGAAGACACCTAATACTACCTTATCCCCGTACACTTTTCTGGATCAAGGGTCTCATTCAAAAGAAGCTGCAAAGAGGCCGAGTGATAGTGTTTCTGATTCACAATATTGGAGATACGATGTCTCTCAAAAGCGACAGAAACATGGAGGTGGTGATGGTGATAAGatgtgttttaaatttatatactCTGGGTCTTGCCCACGTGGGGAAAAATGCAACTTTCGACATGATACTGATGCGAGAGAGCAGTGTTTGAGAGGTGTTTGtcttgattttattatcaaagGAAAATGTGAAAAGGGTCCAGAATGCAGCTATAAACACAGCCTACAAAATGATGACTCTCAGAGGACACATCGATCTGAAAATGCAAGTGCCAACAG ATCAAAAGAATGCTGGTTTTGTTTGTCAAGCCCCAGTGTCGAGTCACATCTGATTGTTAGTGTAGGAGAATATTACTACTGTGCGCTGCCCAAAGGTCCACTTGTTGAAGACCATGTATTGGTAATACCTGTTGAGCATGTACCCAACACCATTTCTACTTCCCCCGAATGTGAAAAGGAGCTTGGTAGGTTCCAGAACAGCCTCATGATGTATTATAAAAACCAGGGGAAAGAAGCTGTTTTCTTTGAGTGGCTTTCCAAACGCGGTACTCATGCTAATCTTCAg GCTGTTCCTATTCCAACATCCAAGGCAGCTGCTGTTCAAGATATATTTAACTTGGCTGCAGAAAAGTtgggttttaaatttttggccaCAAAAT cGAGTAAAAGTTCCGATGGTAGAAGATCATTGAGGGCACAGTTTGACAGGAACTGTAGTTTCTTTTACGTGGAGCTCCCAGAAGGTACAGTACTGTCACATTTAATTGAGGAGAACGAAAGATTTCCAGCTCAATTTGGACGCGAG GTTTTGGCAGGCTTGCTGAACATTGCTGATAAAGCTGACTGGAGAAATTGTATGCTTGGTAAAGAAGAGGAAACGAAGATGGTAGAAGATTTTAAGAAACGGTTTGAAGCTTTTGATCCTAATCAATGA